CAATGTTCTACTTGCATCATTAGCAATGCGCTTGGCAGTAATTCTGACTGATGTGAAAGGTTGGAAATGCATCAGCAATACCAATATACAGGGTGCATTAATGGCTGTTAGGGATTTAGTTCAGTTCATGGGAAGTATTAAAAGTGGACTATACAATTCTGTAAGGAGGTACATTTGTAAACTTGAGGCTCCTAGTTCCGTTCAGGTGACTTTGTCTTCTCAGACAGATGAACAGTTACTGATAACTGCAAGTGCAATTACTTTAGCACTACGGCCATTTCATGTCGTGAATCTAGTTGCAGATAATAAAAATGACCTGCTAGAAGTTCAGAGTGCTGCGGAGCAATACTGTATTTATCTACTCACAATACCCTGGTTTGCTCAACGGTTACCAGTGGTGTTGATTCCTCCTTTGAAACACAAGTCTGTGTTAACACCTTGCTTGAGGATACTATTGGTAAGTTTGTCAAAGTAAAGGGAATTGTTGCAACTAATTATACGAGTGTATATGCCCGTACCTACATAATTTTAAGGCAGTGTGTCTATGGGACGATATTATTGTCAGTTTGGGCTAGAAAATCTACCAGACAACCACAAGAATAAGCTGATTAGATCCACTTCATTGTAAACATATGGAAATACTTCTCTCCTGAACAAACTTTGAACAAacatatacacacacacacacacacacatatatatatatataaacttttttttttttgaaattaactgataatttatttttgaatttcggTATAGTACTTGGCTGGAGCTGAGGGTCTcctggaaacagcctctctacctccacgaggtagtggcaaggtctgcgtac
The genomic region above belongs to Solanum stenotomum isolate F172 unplaced genomic scaffold, ASM1918654v1 scaffold13066, whole genome shotgun sequence and contains:
- the LOC125850026 gene encoding E3 ubiquitin-protein ligase UPL7-like — encoded protein: MATGTVEERKVWNYQAKKLITICLFILTEYDNSCHKSNNVLLASLAMRLAVILTDVKGWKCISNTNIQGALMAVRDLVQFMGSIKSGLYNSVRRYICKLEAPSSVQVTLSSQTDEQLLITASAITLALRPFHVVNLVADNKNDLLEVQSAAEQYCIYLLTIPWFAQRLPVVLIPPLKHKSVLTPCLRILLVSLSK